The Lytechinus pictus isolate F3 Inbred chromosome 8, Lp3.0, whole genome shotgun sequence nucleotide sequence TTGTTTGAAAACACTAACTAAAAAAGACATGAATACAATTCACGATGAAAGATCAAGCATTTTATGAAAacacgttttatctgacaattaTGATAGTAACagcgcttctcagccaatcaaaatcaaggaaagatgtcagatctaaCAATCTGTAGAGACAAAAATGTCGATGAAACCCTCCCCAGAGGTCTATTGAAAACAATTAATGTATTAATAAAGTAACAGACCAAGGAGAGTTCACAGAGGACTTGAACAGCACATGTGACATTATCCATCTGTAAAAGAGAGTCAATCCTTTTTATAGGGACCAATTGTGTCCTGCAAGCGAAGTAACTCTTGAACCAGTCCAATGATGCGCCCTGATTGGAATATCATGATTTACTTTCGCCATAAAGGTACCACCTCACATTCCTCGGTACATTTTATTGATAAAGTATTACAATTCAACAACAAGAAATGCTTAGACCTATATGTATTCTATGTTAGTCAATTCGTAATTTTTTCAGCATTAATTAGGGCCATAAATGCTTTTTATGCTAATTGTAATTTCTAGCAAGATTACCTTCTATTCCACCGTTGTGGGCATTCCGACGTCTACGTTTCCACCAAACATGCCAAATGTAAAGCACCACTGCAGCCCCAAGGAGAACGTTCAAAATAACTGGAAAACATAATAGAATGATGAGCTAGAATTGTGAAAGTGGATTAAGGTTTCTCTCcctaatttttatttgaattattcattttttttttggggggggggagggtgggggttgcgttcttcttcatcttctcgttataatttttatcataattattgctattatattactattattatgattattctCTAGATGTGTCAAGCGGCTTAAATACATGATTTTTTGGTATTATATGATATCAGCTATACTGAGAGCTAATCTTAGCACATTCTCCACGTGGCATGTATCCTTCCTTTCAAGAAAGCATAGTATTTGttgctcgggggggggggcatttttagGTTAACAGCATTTCGTGCGaaggaaaaataatttatttagtGGATGGAGAAGAAATTGGAAATTACCAATTATCACTGCTATGGTTACAGGAATTCCTTCTTTCATACTCTCGACAGTTACTGGTATCGTTTCCGCGGGAATTGAAAGAGATGATCCCACCAAGATCGATGCGGCTTTCCGTTCTCTCGATCCGGGTACATCTGACGCAACGCATGTATATAAAGTTTCACTTGGGCCAACTTCGATGGAAATCGACTTGTTTTTCGTTGAATCAACATTAGTTTGCTCCTCATTATGTATGGTAGTCATCTGTTTAGTTCCATGTAGGAAGAAAAGTTCTATATGTGGGTAGTAATTGGTCACCGAGCAGGTTAAGGTAACAGTTTTGTTGGTTGGAACACGGCAAGGCTCTGGATTGCTGTCCGATGACCTATTAATACACTCATCGATAACTGGATAGGGTTCTTCCGGGGGAGCTGAAAgttgaaaaaaagggggagtgGGATGACCTCCATTAATAGATTGACATCACTTTTGGGCAATCATGGGATTGGGATTAACTGCTACTTAGGTTCAGTTttttatatagaaaaataatatttcgtgcaagttatatttgtatatcaatatcgcagaaagaaaatcatatagATCTGTCAGCCTACCAAAATATCCTTTTCAGAAGTCTTAGTACTGTCAATGCAAACTACACATCTAAAAAATTCAACGGCCAAAACAATAATTAGAGATGTTCTTTTATGTAAAATCACTAATTGTTGTCAAGAGTGCTTATTGCATTTCCATTAAAAGTATTTGAATGTGAggataaaatgcatattatgttCCACGTAAGATCATCTCAACGCTATTGAGCTCCAAAAGATATATTCATCTGGCGAAAAGAGTTTACCATAATATCTATTCAAAAGGGGTGGAGACATAATGATGAAATCTTACCATATAACCTAACGTCTGTAAAATTATGTATGATGTTCCCCTTGTAGTTTGCAACTCTACAGATATATCGACCTTGTTCGGAAATGCCGACGTCCTTGATGATCAAcgaataattttcattcatctccaTGATCTCACATACCCTTTGACCTTCACATTTACCGGTAGCGTCATCAGTTGGGATCCATGAGACAAGATTTGGTGATCGTCTAGGATCATATCCTTTCTTCCAATAGACAGCCAATGGTGAACCTTGAAATCGACATGTCAGGACTGCTCTGGCTCCTATTCTTACATCTTTGTGTAACTCAGTCCAGACAACATCATCAGGAACATCACCTCGTATCCCTGAATGACACAAATAAGGTTATTCAAAATTTAGTAAAcctgcattatttttttaatgttcgtAGTTTTGTCTCATTTCAATCTATTGAAGCATACATGAAGGTAAATAAATCTaagaatgttttaaaaaatcaaagctTGTAGGACATCAACCTTTTAGGCAATTTTGCGTCTGACATACGCATATTGTATTATTTccgaaccgcgtacccgggagTCGCAAAATGGTCTCAATATAGATGCACAAGACTCGAAAGTAGAAAGTCAGGGAGCGTTTCCGGCCCTAAAAATATCGCGCGGCGGCGTAGTCAGGAAATACATTGAGGCGCgtcaatttgcccccccccctcgagtTAAAGCAAACAATTCAACTGTAACTGGTTCAAATATCCAAGTCCCTGCTACCCATTGAAAACGACAACTCATTATGTACAAATgcatttcattcacaattgatggatgttttttattcatcaatGCTCACTTTATGTGGATTGAATATACTTGTGTGAAATGAGCGAGAATGGAAAATATACAAAGTAGTTATAGGTTAGACCTCatcctaattgacctttgacccg carries:
- the LOC129266984 gene encoding uncharacterized protein LOC129266984 codes for the protein MEMNENYSLIIKDVGISEQGRYICRVANYKGNIIHNFTDVRLYAPPEEPYPVIDECINRSSDSNPEPCRVPTNKTVTLTCSVTNYYPHIELFFLHGTKQMTTIHNEEQTNVDSTKNKSISIEVGPSETLYTCVASDVPGSRERKAASILVGSSLSIPAETIPVTVESMKEGIPVTIAVIIVILNVLLGAAVVLYIWHVWWKRRRRNAHNGGIEGNLARNYN